The proteins below are encoded in one region of Sporosarcina sp. FSL K6-1508:
- a CDS encoding acyl-CoA dehydrogenase family protein, with protein sequence MTELKTNELIKGGAFLTEDIEASRVFTPEDFSDEQKMIAKTTEDYVKNEVLPVVEKLENHEFEHSVRLLKSAGDLGLLGADVPEEYDGLGLDKISSALIAEKMSVAGGFSITHGAHVGIGTLPIVLFGNEEQKKKYLPNSVSGEKISAYALTEPGSGSDALGAKTNAKLNAAGTHYVLNGEKQWITNAGFADVFVVYAKIDGDKFTAFIVEKEFPGVSVGAEEKKMGIKSSSTRTLILQDAEVPVENLLGEIGRGHIIAFNILNIGRYKLGVGTIGGSKRALELAISYTNQRQQFKTPISSFNLTKQKLATMASKLYAAESLIYRTVGYFEERQSQLSPEQQKDGKAIAAAIAEYAIECSINKVVGSEVLDYIVDEAVQLHGGYGFMQEYEVERIYRDSRINRIFEGTNEINRLLVPGTFLKKAMKGELPLLQQAQALQEELLMMMPEEIGDEALAQEKALVKNAKKIGLLAAGLAAQRFGTKLEAEQEVLVNIADIANNVFAMESALLRTEKAIARSGEEKAQQKILYTQIFCQEAFEEIERDAKETLLAAVDGDNQRMMISALRKLTRSNPYNIIAKKREASVKLIEAEKYIV encoded by the coding sequence TTGACTGAATTAAAAACAAATGAACTAATCAAAGGTGGAGCCTTTTTAACTGAGGATATTGAAGCAAGCCGTGTATTCACACCGGAAGACTTTTCAGATGAACAGAAAATGATCGCAAAAACTACAGAAGACTATGTGAAAAACGAAGTGCTCCCTGTTGTAGAAAAGCTGGAAAATCATGAATTCGAGCATTCTGTCAGACTACTTAAATCTGCAGGCGACCTCGGCCTTTTGGGCGCAGACGTTCCAGAAGAATATGACGGGCTAGGTCTTGATAAAATCTCATCTGCTTTGATTGCTGAAAAAATGTCAGTAGCGGGCGGGTTCTCAATTACACATGGTGCACACGTAGGTATTGGTACATTGCCAATCGTCCTTTTCGGGAATGAAGAACAGAAGAAAAAGTATTTGCCGAACTCTGTATCAGGTGAAAAAATTTCTGCATACGCATTAACGGAGCCAGGTTCAGGTTCTGATGCATTGGGTGCGAAAACAAATGCGAAACTAAATGCTGCTGGAACACACTATGTCCTGAATGGTGAAAAACAGTGGATCACAAACGCTGGATTTGCGGATGTGTTTGTTGTATATGCGAAAATCGATGGCGATAAATTCACGGCATTCATTGTCGAAAAAGAATTCCCAGGTGTTTCTGTCGGAGCTGAAGAGAAAAAGATGGGTATCAAATCTTCATCAACACGTACATTGATTTTACAAGATGCTGAAGTACCTGTTGAGAACCTGTTAGGTGAAATCGGTCGTGGTCATATTATCGCGTTCAATATTTTGAATATCGGACGTTACAAATTGGGAGTAGGCACAATCGGTGGATCGAAACGTGCGCTTGAACTCGCAATTTCATATACAAATCAACGTCAACAGTTCAAAACACCAATTTCTTCATTTAATTTGACGAAACAAAAACTAGCGACAATGGCGTCTAAGCTCTATGCAGCAGAAAGCTTGATTTATCGTACGGTTGGCTACTTCGAGGAGCGTCAGAGCCAGTTGAGTCCTGAACAGCAAAAAGACGGTAAAGCAATTGCTGCTGCAATTGCAGAATACGCAATCGAGTGTTCAATCAATAAAGTTGTGGGTTCTGAAGTGTTAGATTACATCGTTGACGAAGCAGTTCAGCTTCATGGCGGATACGGCTTCATGCAAGAATATGAAGTAGAGCGTATTTACCGTGATTCGCGCATCAACCGTATTTTTGAAGGGACAAATGAAATCAACCGTCTCCTTGTTCCGGGTACGTTCTTGAAAAAAGCAATGAAGGGCGAATTGCCATTACTTCAACAAGCACAGGCACTTCAAGAAGAGCTACTTATGATGATGCCTGAAGAAATTGGCGATGAAGCACTTGCACAAGAAAAAGCACTTGTGAAAAACGCTAAGAAAATTGGCTTGCTTGCTGCTGGTCTTGCTGCACAGCGTTTCGGCACGAAGCTTGAGGCAGAACAAGAAGTACTTGTTAATATCGCAGACATTGCTAACAACGTTTTTGCAATGGAGTCCGCACTTCTGCGTACAGAAAAAGCGATTGCACGCAGCGGAGAAGAAAAAGCACAACAGAAGATTCTTTACACACAAATCTTTTGTCAAGAAGCATTTGAAGAGATTGAAAGAGATGCGAAAGAAACACTTCTGGCAGCTGTCGATGGAGATAACCAGCGCATGATGATTTCAGCGTTGCGCAAATTGACTCGCTCGAATCCGTATAATATCATCGCTAAAAAACGCGAAGCGTCAGTTAAGTTAATCGAAGCGGAGAAGTATATCGTTTAA
- the gcvH gene encoding glycine cleavage system protein GcvH translates to MSTPKDLRYSEEHEWVKEEGGNYRIGITHFAQSELGDIVFVELPSVGDDIKADEPFGSVESVKTVSELYAPISGKVIEVNEGLEDSPEFVNESPYENAWMIVVEPSNASELDELMSAEAYEKMTVGE, encoded by the coding sequence ATGAGCACACCAAAAGATCTGCGTTATTCTGAAGAGCATGAATGGGTAAAAGAAGAAGGCGGAAATTACCGCATCGGTATTACTCACTTTGCACAATCTGAACTTGGCGATATCGTATTCGTTGAACTTCCATCTGTCGGTGACGACATCAAAGCGGACGAGCCTTTCGGAAGCGTTGAATCAGTTAAAACAGTATCGGAACTTTATGCACCAATTAGCGGTAAAGTAATTGAAGTGAACGAGGGACTTGAAGACAGCCCTGAATTCGTCAACGAATCACCGTATGAAAATGCATGGATGATTGTCGTTGAACCTTCTAATGCTTCTGAGCTGGATGAACTTATGTCAGCTGAAGCGTATGAAAAAATGACAGTTGGAGAATAA
- a CDS encoding methionine ABC transporter permease — MIENLFPNVDWAKMWEATVETLYMTAISTLFTLVIGLALGILLFLSSPGQLWSNKFVNMISGAFVNVFRSIPFIILIILLIPFTKFLLGTIRGPDAAMPALIIGAAPFYARMVLIALQEIDKGVIEASKSMGAKTRTIIFKVLLPESMPALISGITVTAIALVGYTAMAGIIGAGGLGTLAYLDGFQRSREDVTLVATIFILIIVFVIQFIGDFAVRKFDKR, encoded by the coding sequence ATGATTGAAAACCTTTTTCCGAATGTTGACTGGGCTAAGATGTGGGAAGCGACAGTGGAAACACTCTATATGACAGCAATCTCTACATTGTTCACATTAGTTATTGGACTAGCACTCGGGATTTTACTCTTCCTATCAAGTCCCGGTCAACTGTGGTCGAATAAGTTTGTAAATATGATTTCAGGGGCATTCGTCAATGTCTTTAGGTCAATCCCGTTTATCATATTAATCATTTTGCTTATTCCGTTTACGAAATTTCTTCTTGGCACAATCCGCGGACCGGATGCTGCGATGCCGGCACTAATAATTGGGGCGGCTCCGTTTTATGCAAGAATGGTGCTGATTGCCTTACAGGAAATTGATAAAGGTGTAATTGAAGCTTCGAAGTCAATGGGAGCAAAAACGAGAACGATTATTTTTAAAGTTCTTTTACCCGAATCGATGCCTGCACTTATTTCGGGAATTACCGTAACAGCGATTGCACTCGTCGGGTACACCGCTATGGCGGGGATTATTGGCGCAGGCGGTCTTGGGACACTCGCGTACTTAGATGGATTCCAGCGTAGCCGCGAGGACGTTACACTTGTTGCAACAATCTTTATTTTAATTATCGTATTCGTAATCCAATTCATCGGGGATTTCGCGGTAAGGAAATTTGACAAAAGATAA
- a CDS encoding arsenate reductase family protein, whose translation MGLVYYGYPKCGTCRKAKKWLETNNLDFQEVNIAEAPPSEEELGKMIAVSDLELKKFFNVSGMKYRELNLKDKLLEMTDEEKISLLASDGMLIKRPIVFGEGKVTVGFKEEEFEKVWGN comes from the coding sequence ATGGGATTGGTTTATTACGGTTATCCGAAGTGCGGGACATGCAGGAAAGCAAAAAAATGGCTCGAAACGAACAACTTGGACTTTCAGGAAGTGAACATAGCAGAAGCACCTCCTTCAGAAGAGGAACTTGGGAAGATGATAGCAGTCTCTGATTTGGAGTTGAAAAAGTTTTTCAACGTCAGCGGCATGAAATATAGAGAACTTAACTTGAAAGATAAATTACTGGAAATGACGGATGAGGAGAAAATTAGTTTACTTGCATCAGATGGCATGCTGATTAAAAGACCGATTGTTTTTGGAGAAGGAAAAGTGACTGTTGGGTTCAAGGAAGAAGAATTCGAAAAAGTATGGGGTAACTGA
- a CDS encoding toprim domain-containing protein has product MSDEKVIIVEGGSDRKRLVRILADPVEIICTNGTVSPYRLEELLAPYEEQELYVFVDADEDGEKTRILFKRDFPAAIHLYTEKVYREVETTPYKVLAKILQEADFKIRPEYLL; this is encoded by the coding sequence TTGTCGGATGAAAAAGTCATCATAGTAGAGGGCGGTTCGGATAGAAAACGTTTAGTGCGCATACTTGCTGATCCTGTCGAAATTATTTGTACGAACGGTACAGTTAGCCCTTACCGGCTTGAAGAGTTACTTGCACCCTACGAAGAACAGGAACTATACGTCTTTGTCGATGCGGATGAAGATGGCGAGAAGACCCGTATTTTATTTAAGAGAGATTTCCCGGCAGCAATCCATCTATATACAGAAAAGGTATACCGAGAAGTGGAGACAACTCCGTATAAAGTGCTAGCCAAAATACTTCAAGAGGCGGATTTCAAAATCCGGCCTGAATATCTACTTTAA
- a CDS encoding thioredoxin family protein, which produces METWTREQWEIALKESPVAAFYLYTPMCGTCAVASKMMEIITVMRPEIPIGKADLNYVQNIAIDYEIESVPCLLIQKEGVLTHKIYAFQSVPYLLEKID; this is translated from the coding sequence ATGGAGACATGGACACGCGAACAGTGGGAGATAGCCTTAAAAGAGTCTCCGGTAGCAGCGTTTTATTTATATACACCGATGTGCGGCACATGTGCGGTTGCATCTAAAATGATGGAGATCATCACTGTAATGAGACCAGAAATACCAATCGGGAAAGCAGATTTGAATTACGTCCAAAATATTGCAATTGACTATGAAATTGAAAGTGTTCCTTGCCTTCTAATACAGAAGGAGGGCGTATTAACCCATAAAATCTATGCCTTTCAGTCGGTTCCGTATCTGCTTGAAAAGATTGATTGA
- a CDS encoding methionine ABC transporter ATP-binding protein, which translates to MIHLTEINKRFGVGPASISAVENVSLEIADGEIFGIIGYSGAGKSTLIRLLNGLEKPTSGSVKIGGLEISAIRGKELREARQKVSMIFQHFNLLWSRTVKDNIAFPLEIAGVRKATRDKKVAELIELVGLSGRENAYPSELSGGQKQRVGIARALANDPEVLLCDEATSALDPETTDSILDLLTGINERLGLTIVLITHEMHVIRKICHRVAVMEAGKVVEMGNVLDVFQSPKESITKRFVSQVTEPAEAKQAMAHIKEEFPTGTLIKLLFVGDRTEQPVLASLIRKFSVDVNIVQGNISHTHGGAYGTLILQLLGDSTIIEEAIHYLNENDVQTEVIGND; encoded by the coding sequence ATGATTCATTTAACAGAAATCAATAAACGGTTCGGTGTAGGACCAGCCAGTATTTCAGCGGTCGAAAATGTCTCACTTGAAATTGCCGATGGCGAAATTTTTGGCATAATCGGATACAGCGGAGCAGGAAAAAGTACATTAATTCGCCTGTTGAACGGGCTTGAAAAGCCGACATCAGGTAGTGTGAAAATAGGTGGTTTAGAAATATCCGCAATCAGAGGAAAAGAACTAAGAGAAGCGCGTCAAAAAGTAAGTATGATTTTCCAACATTTCAACTTGTTATGGTCGCGGACAGTGAAGGACAATATTGCTTTTCCACTTGAAATCGCGGGCGTACGAAAAGCTACGCGAGACAAGAAAGTGGCAGAACTGATTGAACTGGTTGGATTAAGTGGTCGGGAAAACGCATATCCATCTGAATTGTCTGGAGGACAGAAGCAACGTGTCGGCATCGCCCGGGCGCTTGCAAACGATCCGGAAGTACTTCTCTGTGATGAAGCGACTTCAGCCCTTGATCCGGAAACGACGGATTCGATACTTGATCTTCTGACGGGCATTAATGAAAGACTTGGGCTGACGATTGTCCTTATCACACACGAAATGCATGTTATTCGCAAAATTTGCCACAGAGTCGCGGTAATGGAAGCAGGGAAGGTTGTCGAGATGGGGAATGTGCTCGATGTGTTCCAATCGCCGAAAGAGTCTATTACGAAGCGTTTTGTCTCTCAAGTAACTGAGCCAGCTGAAGCGAAGCAGGCAATGGCGCATATTAAGGAAGAATTCCCTACCGGTACGCTTATCAAGCTCTTATTTGTAGGTGACCGGACAGAGCAACCTGTGCTCGCAAGTCTTATCCGGAAATTCAGTGTCGACGTGAATATCGTGCAAGGGAACATTTCCCATACGCATGGTGGGGCATACGGCACACTCATACTTCAGCTCCTTGGAGATTCCACAATTATTGAGGAAGCAATTCATTATCTCAATGAAAATGATGTTCAGACGGAGGTGATCGGTAATGATTGA